From the Coffea eugenioides isolate CCC68of chromosome 1, Ceug_1.0, whole genome shotgun sequence genome, the window TTTTAAAGAGATGATAGTAAGTGGAGTGTCACCGAGTCCAATTTCATTTGTTAGTGTATTGGGAGCTTGTAGTCATTCTGGTCTCGTTGAGGAGGGCAGATTTTTGTTTGAATCCATGATAAAAGAACATGGAATTACTCCTACTGTGGAACATTATGCTTGTATGGTTGATCTTCTTGGTAGAGCCAATCGATTATATGAAGCAGCAAAGATAATACAGGACATGCGGATTGAACCAGGAGCCAAGGTCTGGGGTTCTCTTCTTGGATCGTGCAGGATCCATTGTAACATTGAGCTTGCAGAGAGAGCAAGCAAGAGGCTTTTTGAGCTTGAACCTAGAAATGCAGGTAATTATGTTCTTTTGGCTGATATCTATGCAGAAGCTGAGATGTGGAGTGAGGTGAAAAGAGTGAAGAAGCTTATAGAAGCTAGGGGACTGCAAAAGGTTTCTGGTTGTTGTTGGATTGAAGTAGGAAGAAAAGTTTACTCACTCACATCTGTTGACGAGTTTAATCCACAAATTGAGCAGATTCATGCCTTGCTAATAAAACTGTTCATAGAGATGAAGGAAAAGGGTTATGTACCAAAAACCAAAGTTGTGCTTTATGATCTTGAAGCAGATGAGAAAGAGCGAATCATACTCGGTCATAGTGAAAAATTGGCTGTTGCCTTTGGCCTGATTAATAACAGCAAAGGGGAGACCATAAGGATCACCAAGAACTTGAGGTTATGTGAAGACTGCCACTCTTTTACGAAGTATATTTCTAAATTTGCAGATAGAGAAATATTAGTTAGAGACGTGAACCGCTTTCACCATTTCAAAGATGGAGTTTGTTCATGTGCGGATTACTGGTAACTCGGAATTTGGTTTCAACTCTTTGATTTTCATTATAGAATCCTCTATAGACCTCATCTAAAGCTCGTagaaaacctttttttttttaacttttgtttttGTACGGCTGGTTTTGTCTTCCGCAGGTACAGTTATAATTCTACTTCACATTGTATGTCATAACCATTTACCATCTCAAAGTATAAACATGCCTATGAATTTGCATGTACATTCGATTCTTGCGCATTCGTGCCTGATAGGCGAGGTCTAATCGTTATGCGAGCCTACGATGCCAAACGTTGTACTGTAATAAACGAACAATggaaaatttaatttaaaaagaaaggTACATGTGCAACATTTtaagaacattttttttttccaaccacTGACCTTTCTTCACACCCTTCTTACTTCCAACTGCTGGACCCAGAAACTTAAAATACATTCACAGACCGCTAATATCCTCGCCGTAACGTCTGTAATTACGTTGGAATCATTTACCTCTGTCACCCAAAGGGAAGAAAAATATAGTCGCATACATCGATGAGTATGGAACAACGTATTCATTCAAAGAATTTTGTGTGGCTAAAATTATCAATTGCCCACGTCCTACAGCTAACTCAAAACATTCCTTTCCTAAAACGACGACATTTCTAACAAAATAAGCACTTCCGTTCCAGTTTGGTATAAGAAAAACAACTAGACAGCTCTGATATGTTCACTGCACTGAAACTGAGCCATCTTGCTTCATCTTTATGAGACTATTCTCGATGTTCCGCAGGACTGGTTTGTAGCTGGAACAGTAAAGACAAAAGTTAAGTaacaaaaatggaaaaggaaGGCAGAATAAGATGCTCTTTTAGCAGTTACACGTATTAGAGAAGATACATACAGGCGTGCAAGAGCATTGTAAGCTTGTGTAGCTTGCTGGAGTCGTGCTGAGAGCTGCAGCACCTCTGCAGATAGACCCTCTGCTCTGCTTTTTTCATTTACAAGTTGAGCCTATACAAATCAAACAACTAGGAGTAAGCATTATACTTAATCCATCTGTACCAGTCTCCCATTCGTTTTTGCCTTAAAAACCCAAGGAGACGAAACAAGTAAGATATCAGACACAAATTGCAAGCATaggaaaatacttattttttTGGACCTCAAATGCATATGGGAACGAAACCCTTATACCTTAAATGTGTACAGGAATGgacctcccccccccccccaaaacaaaaaaaaaaaacaaacacacccacaaaaataaaaaaatgccaaaaaaacaCAGGTACACACACAAAAATGAAGATGCTAAATGCATAATACAATTGACAAGAGATACACATGTTCACCCACTGTATAAGCATTAAAGAAACTTAAAACTGTAATAAAAGGGGTGAAGATTATAAATGTGGAGAACTAACTTTCAGAGAGATGATTTCGGGAGAAAATGTGGATGAAGCCATCTCATCTTGGCCATCTTTGGTGGATTCTGAAATGCCCACCTTATCATTCAAAGTTGGTCTACTGGCCTGTTCCATTCTCAGCTTATGTAACATGCTACGGAGTTCATCATTTTGCTTTAGACAATCTTTGACCTGCATGAATCATGTCAGGCAAATTATGGTATACATTTTACACATGCATTTTGGAAACGGAAAGTAAAAGAAAGAACAATGATATTCCCAACAAATAGCTGAGCAAAGGACCACGAGGACAGCAATAGCAAGTACCTGGTTCTCCCAATGCACAGCAACTCCCATGGCCTCTTGATAAGCAGATGATAGATTTGAGTTCTCCTCAAAAAGCTTTTCTATCTCAGAAGACTGGGAATCAATCTGTAACAGGATCAGAGAGAAACTTAATTCCTATTCTGGCAACTGCAGATGATAAAACAACATGTGCATTTTGGATGGCAATTCCAAGGTCATAGAACAAAAGACAGTACCTCCATCAAAAGCTTTTGCCTGCTATTTTCTAACCTCTCAATGGCAACTGCCATATCATGCATTTGCTTCTCCAGTCTCTCTTTATCTTCCTGTAAACACATGTCATGAGATTGTTGACTTGGAAGATATAGAAACCTTTAATGTAATTTATGCATGACGTTCAAGGCAATGATTAAGGTGCATCACAAAgtacaaaaagaaaaccaaaagaAGGATAGAGGCTACGGTGGGAATCAGTCAGAAGAACATGGGCACATGTACCAATAACTCCTGTTACTATAAGAAATACTACCCAAGAAAACAGGTATAGTGCTGGGTAGCACAAGTAAGAAAATCTAACTGCAAACCATGCAATGGAAACACTTACCGCTGACAGCCCTTTGTCGTTTGGCTTTTCTGCTGCTTCATCTACATGGAGAGTACAGAGAAAAAAGTTTATCTAAACAACATgtgtaaaaagaaaatgaagattcTAGAAAGACTCTGACAATAGCACTAAGGTTTTATCCTTCAAACAATACAATGCTGCAATGAAAATAACACTACAAAAAGAACAACATTGGCATAGTAAAGCATGTTTAACAATGAAAAAGCGTGTCACAAAATAGCAGCTGAGCAGGATAACTATTAAAGTCAACTTAAACAAACCAAGCTTATAAATCAAACGTTTCTTACTACAACCACACATAGTGAGATGTCAAAACATGTTACAGTACTTGTAGGTAATATATGCAACTGCCAGTTAAAGTTCAAATTTAGTCTGCTAAGATGACCGACAAACAATACCTGTTACCCTTTTGGACATTGCAGCAAGTTTCTCTTCCAATTCCTGCTTCTGTAAAATAAGGACAGATGCTCGGGCCTGCTCGTCAGCTAACTGTTGTCGCTCTTGCTGCCTTAACTGTGACTCTTGCTGTAAACGTTTATAAGCAATGATTATCAAACTGAGAGGAAATGAGCTCACAGAAAACAAGAAGCTGCAATTTATGTTACTCGGACTCTTCACTTTGCCCTGGCATACCCTCGACTCTTCATATTACACTAGGCTAGCCGTGTCGGCAGGACTCCCATACCAAGTCCGGGTAACATAAGCTGCAGTAGCAATCTAACCTCAAGTTGAGATTTTATATTAGAAAGTTCAGTTTCCATGACTTTTATGTGGTCAGGTGCATATCCTGATGTTGGGATTCCACTGGGTAGATCGCTCAGAGCTTGCTGTTGTAATGAATTTAATTCTGCTCTGAGTGCAGCTGCATCCTCCTCAGCCTAGCAGAAGACAAATGATCAGCATAGGAAGATACAGCAAAATTTTACTATTTAGTTCTGAAAGTAACTACCATACTCTGTACTGTTCTTCTTCTGCTTCCTTTAAACGTTTTTTCACCATTCTAAGCTGGGCTGACAGGTCCTCCTATACTAAAGTATAGAGTTCATGAGGTGAGAAACAGTACAAAGATATGCAAAGTTTATAAGAAAACACAAACACAAACAAACAGTAGAAGTTAATCAAATGTACCCGTGCAACAACTGCTGCATCTTTTTCAATAGCAACATCTTTGAGAGCTTTTCTAAGTGAAGGTACAGTATTCTGCTCCTGCAATTCCAGTTCAAATAGATTTGAATCAGCCACAATATATTGAAAAAACAATGGCAAGGAAATATCACAATCGACTGACTATTCACCGTGTGcataaaaaatagaaattaaaaaaaatgagtaaTGCATTTACCAGCTCATTAAGCCGCTTTTGTAGTGTCTCACTCTCAACCTCTTTAGTTTGAAGCTTAAACAATTTGAAACAAATGTCAGTAAGATCATTTCCATAtcgattttattttaaaaaagttGTGGAAAAGTAAGGAGAATTATCCCGCAAAATAGATGCTGCCAGATAAATATGTAAAGGCTGAAGTAGAGAAAGGTATTTAATCATGTCGTAAAGTAATACCTTGGAGTACAAAGTCCTATTTACTTCTTCCAGCTCCATGTTcctcttttgcatttcttttaattgagATACTAAGCCACCAATATCAGTCTGCAGGTAGTATGATTGGGAAATTCGACAACAAAGTAATATCAAAAAAGAGAAAGCAAATCTAGCTCAAATTCATGCCTAGGGTATTTAAACCTCTTTTCCCTAATAAAAACCGTGATCCttcataaaaatgaaataatgacATCtcaatttaattaattcaagtcccaaaaaacataaaaatcgaACATTGGTAAGTACAGATACCTCTGACAATCTGGTTCCGCTCTCCGATTTCTTCAACCCAACAGCATCTTCGCAAATTAAGAAGCGAAAATGGAGaaaataagaattaaaaaaaaaagataagataACCTCGATTGCAAGACAAAAAAGAAcagaaaattatgaaaaaaacgGAAGGAAAggtaaggaaaagaaaagaatactTCGAAATTAGATACCATTAGGGGATGAGCTGGAGACTTGGGTGAGATCAGGTCCGGACGCGGCTTTGCTCAATCTCTCTGCCGCTCTTTTCTGACGAATTTCTTCCAACTGAAAAATGGAAGCCTAAACACATAAATGTCTACGAAATAAAATCACATGagtgtgtgcgtgtgtgtgtgtgtatgaattttttttttttgggctgaGGCAACCCTGATTGATCAGAAGCAGAGATCCGTACCGTTCGTCGACCTAGAGATGCGTGACGAGCATCCATGATTTTTGGACTCCAAAATGCTGCCGCCTTGGTCGAAGAAGAACTTGCAATCTACAGGAATTGATTTGATGAACCAATTATCCGCCTGCTGCAGAAGCTTCGATTTCAGAGCTGTctgaaatttttaaaagtttcGACGGCGAATTTAACGTCCGTTACATTTAATTCGGGTCGGAGAAGATGACGTCATGACGACAGTGGATGGCTTTTGGGCTCTCTGCTTGTGGGTCTCTCCATTGAAACCACCGTGAGAGTCATTAGTAGTGCTATTGACCCAACAAGAGGCCCAAGTACGTGTGGAAACAAAAAGACATTTGTTTTTCTGTTAAATATAAAAAAGTCTAAGGAGTGTCAACAACGTCTGGGTGGTGTAGTCGGTTATCACGCTAGTTTCACACACTAGAGGTCCCCGGTTCGAACCCGGGCTCAGACATTTTCTTGTTGCCTGCTCTGTTGCTTCCAGTTTTgtactatcttttttttttgtactatCTACTTTTGATGAATTAGGAACGACAGGCTAAATGGCCAATGTTGGAGCTCTAATTTGAACAATTGAGTCCCATAAGACAATGCAACCTGTTCATCAATGTTAGTCTATGAGATGTTCAGATCAACTGTTTTAATCTTATACTAATAGTCATTTATATGCGATGCCTTCTAGATCAATTGTTATTATTGCAAATTAATCGGTGTGTGTTTGGTAATCAAATTTACAAGGTTATTGAACTTGCTAAGTAGGTGGATGGAACAATCTCTCTATTTCAtgcatcatttttctttttgtgcatattttccatttttcccccCTTCCCTTTTTTGGGTACAAGTACAACACAACAGAATCTCCTTGATCCATGCCAGTTATAGTCACTTGTGTATATATCCACAAATACATCCAATCATTCAGCTATATATCCACTTTACCATGGGAACGGAACCTTCACTTTACTACTAAAAGCATTCGTGTATAAAAAGCTTAGTCAATGCATTAGTGCAGTGACTGTGAGTGTGAGTCCCTCATGAAAAGTGGATTAGCATTTGAAAACAGAGATTGAGCTCAAAAAGACATGTATTAGCTGTAAAAGGAGGGAGAATAATTCAAAGACACTAGTGTTGTACCaaattcccctcctcttaatgATTGCATGACAACTAAGAAAGCATTTTGTTACTGTTGCCCCCCCCCCCCAGATCATTTATTTAGGTTATAGAGCCTTTCAGATCAGAAGAAGGGCTCCAAAGGAAAGGGAGTTctgtgattttttttattacagtattttttttttgtttttttggaggTTTTCGGAAAACATTAATTATGAAGATATGCTGCTGCAACCCTTTATCTTGCATCCCATGCTGCAGCACAACAAAACCAAAGAATGATCAGGATCGGCCGGAGGTATCTCCAAGGCAAAAACCTTCACATTCTAAATCACATgggaaaggaaggaagaaaggaGAAGATGTCAATGTGAATGTGGGTGCTGATCATGGTAGTCATCATGCTGACAGCTCCCATAATGCCGGAAATACCGCAAGCAGCACTGATATTGGCACCGCTGTGATGGTTGTTGCCGCCTCTCATGCCTCTGAATTTGGCGGTGGTGGGTGTGGTGGCAGCTCACATGGCGGTGGTGGGGATGGCGGCGGTGGTGGCTGACTACACACCAAAAAAGATCAACAATATATATTCCTTATCATCCTTATCTGTCATATTGTTCCATTTTCGCCAGCTTTGAGTAGTAGGGGACCATTACATATCCGATATGGTATTTTTGGTGTGATTAATTGTTGATTGCTATATACTGTACTTATATTGGACTGCTAGCCATGTTCCGGTGGTCCGTGCGCTTGACCTTTGCATGATGATGCCGTTTGATGGGGTTGACGATTGGCTTTTGTTTCATCTCAATTCaatattcaaaattttctgATCTTTTTATGTGCTCTGTTTCTGTCCTTGAGCgaggagaaagaaaattttgttcCTATGCTCCATGATTGCACCATTTTTTTTATGTAGAGAGtactcctcttttcttttttttttttattaagcTTCATTGTCTTGGTGATTGTATAATTTGGTTATTAATTCATTTTGAATTGCATTAATAGCGACCCCTTTTTTTCACAGTATAAGTGGGAATCATCCAACCAATCCCTCTCCTGGCCAACTTTACATTTACACAATTTCATTTTCATACATGGGGACGTTTATTGCGTATGtttttgtgtaatttttttCATTACTTTTTCTAGATAATGATGGAAATCACttcttttgtttggattgtcattttttttcaaaaattttttatattttttataaataaattttttaattatttttttatctcatatatatcaaatcgctatgatacattttttttacaaaaaatagcAAACCAAACTGGAAGCATTCATAGAAGCCGTTGCTCATTATTGTAAAGAAGAGTTGATCAACACCATTGCAGCATCTTCTCTTCAGTTACTATTTATCGTCGATACATTTCCGAAAATAAGGTACTAC encodes:
- the LOC113777634 gene encoding autophagy-related protein 23 encodes the protein MDARHASLGRRTLEEIRQKRAAERLSKAASGPDLTQVSSSSPNDAVGLKKSESGTRLSETDIGGLVSQLKEMQKRNMELEEVNRTLYSKLQTKEVESETLQKRLNELEQNTVPSLRKALKDVAIEKDAAVVAREDLSAQLRMVKKRLKEAEEEQYRAEEDAAALRAELNSLQQQALSDLPSGIPTSGYAPDHIKVMETELSNIKSQLEQESQLRQQERQQLADEQARASVLILQKQELEEKLAAMSKRVTDEAAEKPNDKGLSAEDKERLEKQMHDMAVAIERLENSRQKLLMEIDSQSSEIEKLFEENSNLSSAYQEAMGVAVHWENQVKDCLKQNDELRSMLHKLRMEQASRPTLNDKVGISESTKDGQDEMASSTFSPEIISLKAQLVNEKSRAEGLSAEVLQLSARLQQATQAYNALARLYKPVLRNIENSLIKMKQDGSVSVQ